AATGTGAGGAGATCATCTAGACAGAGATCAACAATAGAAGGTCCATCAATATCTTCAGATACACAAGGCAATGTGTTAAACTCAAATGTCATTCCCTCCACATCACGAGGTTCACTATCTATTCAAAGCAGTAGTTCTCGAGGGTCAAGGACACGCAGAGTGACAACTTCTCGTCCAACAAGGCGTCGAAAATATAGAAGACAAAAAACAGTCATAATAGAATATGAAGAAGCTGAAAATGGAAAAGTAGCAATCAAAACAGTACAAAAGAAAGTCGCAAGAAAAAAGGTCAGTTGTTGCAAATTGattcatttttagttttttaatctcacattattttttacaatacttATGTTAAAATGACGACCAGTTTCTTAGTAAAGTAGTTATCAGGGGAAATTTCTGTCCCATTACGGTCTACTATCTATACTGTATATACATCGAGCGTGTTACTTCAAAACTATCTATATACAGAAATTTAATACGAATTTCGTGTAAAAATCAAATGATGTCCCTAGAAGCTGAttgtttttgaaatgaaaatgataaaaactttgaaatatTGTGTCcaaaaaattttcatttcaattaacGGTGGTACAGAAATTAGAGCTTCTGACTGTGCACTCAGGGTGCAACAGTTGTTGGCCTAAGTTGGAGGCAaacacatattaaaaaaaaaagttaaagtcAGTCcagtagtttaggtgtccatcgcggacaaacaacgtgacacgtaatgtatatatatattaagataaacGTTGAACTAactgtaacagtatttattgtGACAGACTTGCTGTGTGTCAAGTCTCAGGAAAACCGAACGATACAATAAAACCAGTCGACCAGTTTGGAATGCGTTATTTAGAATAGTAGTATTAATATTATCAAACTACAAGTGCAATAAAgattttgtatattttcaaatgaattgTACCATCAGATAAGGAAGCGAAAAACTCGCACGGCGGCCCGGCGCGCCCTGGTTCGGGAGAGTGTGCGCGTCCGGCTCGCCGCCCTCCGTCCCCCCAGCCTACCCCTCGCCCCAACCCGCCTCGCCCGCACCCTGCCCCGCCCCGCCCTGCGGCTGTTCGGGGACCCGCTGGAGCTAGACTACTTTTCGGACGAGGCGCCTGGCGACTCGGAGTCTGCCAGCACGGCCGTGGCTGCGAGATCCACTTCCGCTCTGTTGAGCGCTCACAGGCAGGTCtgttttggtgtttttttttaacgacaCGGTGCATTTTGTTTCTATGGGCACATTTTTGctgaatttatattttgttttcaggcAAGACGAAAGGCCGTTGGCATTCCATCCCCGCCTGTGGCTGCTTCCGCGCCGGATCTCTTGTCGAGTATAATGGAGAGTCAAACACTGCTGCACGCCAAGAACTCAATAATGTCAGTCACCGGCGACGGCAAGCTCGAGATAAAACTACGATCACCGATCGCCAGGCCTCGGGAGCAGCGCTCGGACCCGACGACGAATGGGAGAGTCGACTTGACGAAGGGCGAGGATTCTGCCAAGAAAGCACCCTCCTATCCGGGTCAGCATCGCAGTGGCGGCTGGGGAGGAGGTTACCGCGGTAACTATCACCGGGAGCAGGGCCACACGGGGTTCGGGCGTGCAAGTTACGGGGGTGCGGGGTACGCGGGCGGCGGTCAACAGGCTCAAAATCAGAATTCCAACTTTGACGACCGACAGGGAAGCGCGTACCGTCCGATGGACGCGTGGCGCGACGAGCCCCCCCTCCACGGAGACTACGGCAGGTGGCCCCCGCGACATCCGCTCGCACACGACGTCCCCTCCGATCGAAACCGCCGCAACTCGGACCGCGGTCCCCCACCACGCGCTCCGCCCCCCTGGCGACCCTACGTGCCGCCGCATCCCTCGCGCCACTCCTTCGGGGGCTTTGACAACCCTCTAGACATGCGCACGGCACCGCACCACTACGACCGCCCCACCGTGGCGGCGCGTCCTCTGCCAGAACCGCCCATCTTTAAATTCGACGATAACAACGAGGTCGAGCGGTCGGAAGACGAACGCAGCGACCCCGACCTGGTGATCGACACGGACAAGTACGACCCGACCGAGCCCACTAACGACGACAGCGCCGAGGAGCCCGAGCTCCCGCCAGAGGGACCGCACGTTGACGTCAAAAGTGCAAATTCTAACTTTCAGTCGATCGATGAATCCGTCGCCGAGTCCGAGACCGAGGCGGAGGCGGAGGGAGAGACGCACGGGGTGGGGGCGGGGGCCGCGGGGATGGAGGCCGCCGCCGTGCCCGCCGCCCTGCTGGACGACGCCGTGCGCCAGGTGCTGGCCGAGCACCGCGGGCTGCTGGCCGCGCCGCCGCCCCTCAGCGACGAGGAGGACGACGGCGACTGCCCCAACTTCTCAATTTACTCGGCCACCAGCGTGCACATCGCCAACGACGCGGCCGCGGGCGTGCTGCCGGCCGAGAACCCCGCCCCGCGCCCCTCCGACGACCTGCGTGACCTCGTGCAGGAGGACGACGACCTGTCGCCGCCGCCCCCCCTCGATGCTGTCCCCAAAAAGAAATCTGATGAAATTTACAACGAAAAAGTATCGAAAAGGTGTCCCATCACCACCGACACTCGAAGccccataaaaataaaaatcaacgcTCCCTCGTTGATAAAGAAGCGTGTGTCTCTCTACGACGAAGAGGAAGATTCAATGCCGGCAGAATCGGGAGCTCCTCCAGAAGACGAGAGTTCACCTTCCAAAAGCGTAGAACCTAACGTGGAAACGGATAAAAAATCAGTGGAAACTGTAACACAAAAGAATTCTTCGGAAGATAATAAAGATAATGCAGTTTCACAGATGGCCTCATCCGACTTGCACAATAGTGACCTAAATTCGCACGAGCTCGATAGCGCCAAGCAAGTGACGGAAGCAGATGCCTTCCCCGAAGCCTCGTGCGAGCCTGCAGCCGACGGAGGTGAAAACGTAAAAGATAACCGAACTATACCGAGCAGTGATGTGTTGGAGACTGCGCATAAATCTGATCACACGGAGCAGTCCGACTCGGAGACGTCCGAGCCCGGCGACCGCGAGCGACCCGCCTCTGTGTCTCCGCGGGGAGAGGAGCCGCTGGAGAAGATGACCGAGTCAATCAGCGAGACGGAGGACGAGCGCAGCTACACGCCCTGTCTCGACGAAAATAAATCCAAAGATACATCTCTCGAGACAGAAAAAGACAAAGGACTCGAAGGACTCGACACAGAAATGATATCAGAAGACGAAGGGAACGAGATGTTCTCGGAGGAGGACAAACCGAAGTCCGTCGGCGCGCCCTGCCCGTCCCCCGAGCGACCGCCCGAACGGCTGCGGTCGCCGCCCCTCGACAGCAAGAAGGACGCAAAGGACTCCGAAGGCAAAGGAAGGAAGAAAAAGAAAGACACAAAAAAAGATGCAAAAGAACGAGTAAAGACCAAAAAGAAAACTGATGTTGAATTTAAGAAACTTAGCAAAAACGGTAAGGAACGAAATTATAGGGAAAGAGACAAAAACGGAACGCGAGACCGTCGCGAGTCCACTGACTCTGCGGAAAGAGAAAAACGTAAGCGAAAAAGGAAAGAAAAGAGGAAAGATCTCGAGCGATATGACGTCAGAAATATTGTTAGTGAAAAGCGAAAGAAACGAAAAGATCAATTTGGGCGTGACGTTTCACCTCGAGTTCGATCACCCTCCCTCTCCCCTCCGCCTCGGCGCTCCCCCTCTCGCGCTCGCCGCTCGCCGTCCCGTCTCCGCCGCACTCCCTCACCGGGGCGAGCGTCGCCGCCGCGAAGGCTCACGTCTCTCTCTCCCGTCGGCCGCCGCAAGAGGTCAAACTCGAGACGGCGTCGATCGCCTACTCCGAGAATTCGACGCTCACCGTCTCCGGTTCGTCCTAGCCTTTCACCGGTCCGCATCCGCCGGTCCCTTTCCCCACACCGCCCCGCCACCCCTCGCGCACTTTCTCCGAGcccccgacggcggcggcgaaCGTCCACATCTCGCGGCAAACGAAATGAGCCGCGTCGACGTCGTTCAACCGAACGTGCCCGGAAACGGCGACGATCAGTATCCGGTTCGAGAAGTCCACGCCCCAAATCCACCAAGAGAAAAAAACGCGCAAGATCTGAAAGGCCAGCTTCGAAACGACGATCGCCTCGAAAGAAATCGCCTAAGCGACGCAGAATTCGAAATCGAAGCGCGAGCAGGGTTCCGGCGCCGTCTCCGACACGCGGCTCGCCCTCCCCCGCGCCCCCGGCCGTCTCCGGTGCCCCTGTCGCTCCTGCGCAATGGACTTCTCCCTCCCGCCTCGCGTCTCCACGCACACcccccgccgcgccccgccGGCGCCGCGACCCCGCTCGCCACCGTCGCCACGCGCGCGATCCCGGCGGAGCGTCCAAGGAGGTGTTCACGTCCGGCGACAACATCCTGGTCAGCGTTAGCTTTAAAGATCAAGACAGAGTCGTCGATGACGACAAACGGGAGAGACGTCGGGAGCGACGACGTCGCAAACGAAAGACCGCAGCACCTGAGCCCGAAGTCGGTGTGCGACCCGTCGCCATCATTGATTTGGAGCGGTCTCCATTCCGCGAACTGACGCCGTCCCCGCGCGACGTCATCGTGCTCAGCGACAGCGACCCCGGGGAGAGGGAACCCGCGCCGGCCCCCGAGGTTGCCGCGCCTGAACCGGTCGGACCGAAGACTCCGCCCGAGCCGACGACCGCCGAGCCAGCGCCAGCCGCAGACCCGGAAGACGGCCGCGGCCCTAACACGCCGCCCGAGCCCCCGGACTCGCCGGACGCGTACGACCCGTACGAGCCCACGAGGTCCGCCTCCGCCTCTCCCTCCCCCGCACCTTCCCCCGCGCCCGCCCTCAGTCCGCCGCGCCCCACCATCACGCTCGAGGCCGCGCAAAAAACAAACATGTCCGCCGACGAAGTACTCGACAGAAGACCGCTGTCACCCATGgaaaaggtaatttttttttaattgcattatatGATCATTCTTAACTTGAGACATAAGGTTCCATTCCACAAAATCAGCTTAGTGCTGTTATGGTCCTGCAGCAGGAGCACTGTGTGTCTCCGAAACaatactatagtagaattattttgtccgtgtagtttgggtcataaaacatagcccggttAGGGcagtgagcatgttgcgcgggcgcaacgccattatcgataaaaacaaagggaggtgagacattgttatgttttgagtcatttgtacttacttgcaaattatagtacaatatgtcgaagagaaatgtgtttttatgcattcgttccctgaatttctttagtgacacaatggcaactcctttgttttgtatcaaaacggcagaatttattcaaaataatatttgcacgtgttatcaacaatgtgttaaaaattttcactgaaataagaatagatcccgaaaagttacaaggTGTTCATTTCTGCCGTTCTCCTTAACTTgttgcggcgatatgtggtgtaagtgttcgattagtgatttatTCTTTGATTTTTaccactaacccacaaaatgacaaaactaaatacactatcgatagcgcttatcgacaacaataatgcgcatcactatgcccggccataaggctcgtgagtggaagagagagcgaaatactcgcttcaccgctccgattttttatgacccaaactgcacggacaaaataattttactatagGAGTATGTTTCTTGCTTTGTTCGTGAAGTTCCGACGAACCTTGCACGTGCCCCCCTCCCCTCCATTACGCGGCACGTGTCCGTGGCGTCCGATACTCGCAAAAAAATCTTTCCTCGATGATGTTTATTACTATACTTAGATTAAAATGAGACGCGTCACTGGTGGGCACAGGTGATGGCGTTGCTGCAGTCTACTCGAGACGTGTCTCCGGAGCCGCCGCCGTGCGACCCCCTTCCGACCGCCGAAGTGACCCCCGGGCCCCCGCCGGCCGCCGCCCCGCAAGTCCCGGCCGCCGCCCCACCCCGCATCGTGTTGCCGGAGGCGACGCGGACACAGCCGCCGAAGCTGTTCCTGGCGAAGCCTTCTCCGATCAAGTCGGATCCTATAAAGCCGATGCCGGCGGCGAAGATAGCACGCGTCCCCCTGGGCAGCGGTGGGGGGGGTGCGCCGGCGGTGTCCCTGCCGGGGGAGGACTCCCCGTACTCCCCGGGCTCCAGCGACTTCGGGGAGTTGTTCGAGCCGCCCCGCCGCGACATGTTTGAGGCGCTGCTGGACCGGCCCCGACACAAGTCCCGCTCCAACGCAGCTAAAGTGCCCGTCAAACTCGACCGTCACAAAGGTTAGAACTCTTTTGTTTTCCACTGCGCATTCAATAAAGATTAGCAGGCTGGCCAACCTGCCACGTTAACAAACATAGGTGATCCACCTTCAACCAAGGATTCTCGCATTTCCTGAGCAGTagacttttgtttttttcttatcgATCGGTGATCCATGAATCTAgaattgtttttagtattttcatcGTAATCGCGAATCGTAAacactattaaaattattttgaccggTGAtcacgcgtttattatttttttgatttagtTCATCTAAATCTCAAATAGGAAAAACATACGTCTATGATCATATTCcctagaaataaattaatatgacatgtagtaattaatttgaatacCTCAGTTATTTGTCCTCTTCGTGTTCACATGACACGCACCACGCAGTAGCGGAAACTGTTCGTCGCGCCGTCTATTGTGTCTAATTATACCTTTCTTCCAGACGCTCGGACAGTATCAATaaggatttttttgttattatattactgagagtttataaataatgtttttagtgtGTCTATATAAACAAACTTGACGGTTTGCTATTGTGAAAGcgtctaatatattatatatgaatAGTTAGGTttcaaatattaagaaaacgagGTGTGGGTTGTGCATGGTAATCCAAAATatgtatatcaataaaaattagaaATCGATTGCAATGCCACCTATTATAAGTAAAAATTATTCAGGATCCCATTTAAACTCAAAAAAAATGATCTAAAATTTTGGTAGGTGTACCCAACGGAAAACactgtatacatatatactgtatatgtatatatacatcaaaactattatttacctATTGGGTATTATATTTATAGAGATCCGATAAATAACAATAGTTACATATCCATTGCAGGGAAGACTCAAGTAGGTGTGAAAATAGATGAAGATAGTTTGAAGATACTGGACGAACTCCCCAGCTCTGCGGTCG
This is a stretch of genomic DNA from Bombyx mori chromosome 23, ASM3026992v2. It encodes these proteins:
- the LOC101736545 gene encoding PHD and RING finger domain-containing protein 1 yields the protein MSDDSEDSPPRPKRKIKRVTILSSSESESDDSVTAVGTRRNRMRVVSDDEIDSSGSEVVRTRRGRALPKLRDSDSEGAACLADAVPRPTSGFASDSSEGNSEKCSICLMRFTDQEVGTPQSCEHIFCLDCITEWSKNVNTCPVDRLTFDSIVVRACAGGRVLRTEQVKVIERRPSVDVLVVEDPTVCEVCGRSGDEESMLLCDGCDLGYHMQCLSPPLTEVPIDQWYCPSCNDLIDVVHTSEVDDLLSDVFVDMYMPIGPRPSPLRQPRNVRRSSRQRSTIEGPSISSDTQGNVLNSNVIPSTSRGSLSIQSSSSRGSRTRRVTTSRPTRRRKYRRQKTVIIEYEEAENGKVAIKTVQKKVARKKIRKRKTRTAARRALVRESVRVRLAALRPPSLPLAPTRLARTLPRPALRLFGDPLELDYFSDEAPGDSESASTAVAARSTSALLSAHRQARRKAVGIPSPPVAASAPDLLSSIMESQTLLHAKNSIMSVTGDGKLEIKLRSPIARPREQRSDPTTNGRVDLTKGEDSAKKAPSYPGQHRSGGWGGGYRGNYHREQGHTGFGRASYGGAGYAGGGQQAQNQNSNFDDRQGSAYRPMDAWRDEPPLHGDYGRWPPRHPLAHDVPSDRNRRNSDRGPPPRAPPPWRPYVPPHPSRHSFGGFDNPLDMRTAPHHYDRPTVAARPLPEPPIFKFDDNNEVERSEDERSDPDLVIDTDKYDPTEPTNDDSAEEPELPPEGPHVDVKSANSNFQSIDESVAESETEAEAEGETHGVGAGAAGMEAAAVPAALLDDAVRQVLAEHRGLLAAPPPLSDEEDDGDCPNFSIYSATSVHIANDAAAGVLPAENPAPRPSDDLRDLVQEDDDLSPPPPLDAVPKKKSDEIYNEKVSKRCPITTDTRSPIKIKINAPSLIKKRVSLYDEEEDSMPAESGAPPEDESSPSKSVEPNVETDKKSVETVTQKNSSEDNKDNAVSQMASSDLHNSDLNSHELDSAKQVTEADAFPEASCEPAADGGENVKDNRTIPSSDVLETAHKSDHTEQSDSETSEPGDRERPASVSPRGEEPLEKMTESISETEDERSYTPCLDENKSKDTSLETEKDKGLEGLDTEMISEDEGNEMFSEEDKPKSVGAPCPSPERPPERLRSPPLDSKKDAKDSEGKGRKKKKDTKKDAKERVKTKKKTDVEFKKLSKNGKERNYRERDKNGTRDRRESTDSAEREKRKRKRKEKRKDLERYDVRNIVSEKRKKRKDQFGRDVSPRVRSPSLSPPPRRSPSRARRSPSRLRRTPSPGRASPPRRLTSLSPVGRRKRSNSRRRRSPTPRIRRSPSPVRPSLSPVRIRRSLSPHRPATPRALSPSPRRRRRTSTSRGKRNEPRRRRSTERARKRRRSVSGSRSPRPKSTKRKKRARSERPASKRRSPRKKSPKRRRIRNRSASRVPAPSPTRGSPSPAPPAVSGAPVAPAQWTSPSRLASPRTPPAAPRRRRDPARHRRHARDPGGASKEVFTSGDNILVSVSFKDQDRVVDDDKRERRRERRRRKRKTAAPEPEVGVRPVAIIDLERSPFRELTPSPRDVIVLSDSDPGEREPAPAPEVAAPEPVGPKTPPEPTTAEPAPAADPEDGRGPNTPPEPPDSPDAYDPYEPTRSASASPSPAPSPAPALSPPRPTITLEAAQKTNMSADEVLDRRPLSPMEKVMALLQSTRDVSPEPPPCDPLPTAEVTPGPPPAAAPQVPAAAPPRIVLPEATRTQPPKLFLAKPSPIKSDPIKPMPAAKIARVPLGSGGGGAPAVSLPGEDSPYSPGSSDFGELFEPPRRDMFEALLDRPRHKSRSNAAKVPVKLDRHKGKTQVGVKIDEDSLKILDELPSSAVEMQVKSKFLKKLNRQERVVEEVKLVLKPHYNRKRITKEEYKDVLRRAVPKICHNRTGEINPTKIQALIEAYVRKIRKKHKLGLA